One region of Cydia pomonella isolate Wapato2018A chromosome 25, ilCydPomo1, whole genome shotgun sequence genomic DNA includes:
- the LOC133531532 gene encoding zinc finger protein 317-like isoform X3 — MMETPNTLNSGMCRCCSSEGTFKDIKTKYHWMGEEEVYADMLTDCFDIKIQTPEDMDNGICEVCITQLRNAVNFKKQVLHTEEQFKRRLQGRDVKNPIKIESVDNPIDSDHLSDQDFTEEYEVPIKQEVEERPKAKKRQAKPATPRAKKAKTEAESSQRNTGATKKRKTALKEENEAPKTVLRQKHMPEMQKQWHNLTTLLKYSNATPFKDRNDAGYICAYCFKTYPDPEVLRHHTQNDHVKEKPTYKAGSGMSSFVAFLDIVDLKCTLCNLPFENLKDLPEHLVKVHDKKYFLGVTDYFQPFKLTNEQQIKCCLCNEAYHNMKLLMQHMNVHYRNFICTTCGAGFVNSFRLNRHETTHGKKKSSFPCRHCGQVFAAESKKKAHVNTEHKGIAGDSVCQICKARFKNYYQKTRHMMQVHNVEGIKCDMCDKKFNLKSNLMLHMRSVHLKERPFECSVCSMGFFIKRHMLGHYMATHTNERKFKCDVCGKAYATQNSRRKHMKKNHGISKSTMLAQNQNIPK, encoded by the exons ATGATGGAAACACCGAATACGTTAAACAGCGGCATGTGCCGATGCTGCTCGTCGGAAGGCACATTCAAAGATATTAAAACGAAGTATCATTGGATGGGAGAGGAAGAGGTTTATGCAGACATGTTGACCGATTGTTTTGATATCAAA ATACAGACTCCGGAAGACATGGACAATGGCATCTGTGAGGTGTGCATCACGCAGCTGCGGAACGCTGTCAACTTCAAGAAGCAGGTGCTGCATACAGAAGAGCAGTTCAAGAGGAGACTCCAGGGACGAGATGTTAAAA ATCCTATCAAAATTGAATCTGTGGACAATCCTATAGATTCCGACCACCTCTCCGATCAAGACTTCACAGAAG AATACGAAGTTCCCATAAAACAGGAGGTGGAAGAGAGGCCGAAAGCCAAGAAACGCCAGGCCAAGCCTGCGACGCCGCGCGCCAAGAAAGCCAAGACTGAAGCCGAGTCGTCCCAAC GCAACACCGGAGCGACAAAAAAACGGAAAACTGCTCTAAAGGAGGAAAATGAAGCTCCTAAAACGGTGTTACGACAAAAACACATGCCCGAGATGCAGAAACAGTGGCACAACCTGACGACCTTGCTCAAGTACTCAAACGCCACACCCTTCAAAGACAGAAACGATGCGGGCTACATATGTGCGTACTGTTTTAAAACGTACCCCGACCCCGAGGTCCTGCGGCACCATACGCAGAACGACCACGTTAAAGAGAAGCCCACCTATAAGGCCGGCTCCGGCATGAGCAGTTTTGTCGCCTTCCTCGACATTGTCGACCTTAAATGCACTCTCTGCAATCTTCCTTTTGAAAACTTAAAAGATCTCCCCGAACATCTAGTCAAAGTTCACGACAAAAAATACTTCTTAGGTGTCACCGATTACTTCCAACCGTTCAAGCTGACTAACGAGCAACAGATCAAATGCTGCCTGTGCAATGAAGCCTACCACAACATGAAGTTGCTCATGCAACACATGAACGTCCATTACAGAAACTTTATCTGCACAACCTGCGGAGCCGGATTTGTTAACAGCTTTAGACTTAACAGACATGAGACCACGCACGGTAAGAAGAAATCCAGCTTTCCGTGTAGACATTGCGGTCAGGTGTTTGCAGCAGAGTCCAAGAAGAAAGCTCATGTTAATACCGAACATAAAGGCATAGCTGGAGACAGCGTGTGCCAAATATGCAAGGCGCGTTTTAAGAACTATTATCAGAAAACGAGGCACATGATGCAAGTCCACAATGTTGAGGGTATCAAGTGCGACATGTGTGACAAAAAGTTCAATTTAAAGTCAAATCTCATGTTACACATGAGGAGCGTACATTTAAAAGAAAGACCTTTCGAATGTTCGGTTTGCAGTATGGGCTTCTTCATTAAAAGGCACATGTTAGGACATTATATGGCGACGCATACAAACGAGAGAAAGTTTAAATGCGACGTTTGTGGAAAAGCATACGCTACTCAGAACAGTCGACGGAAACATATGAAGAAAAATCACGGCATTTCTAAGAGTACGATGTTAGCGCAGAATCAGAATATTCCTAAATAA
- the LOC133531532 gene encoding PR domain zinc finger protein 5-like isoform X2, with amino-acid sequence MMETPNTLNSGMCRCCSSEGTFKDIKTKYHWMGEEEVYADMLTDCFDIKIQTPEDMDNGICEVCITQLRNAVNFKKQVLHTEEQFKRRLQGRDVKNPIKIESVDNPIDSDHLSDQDFTEEYEVPIKQEVEERPKAKKRQAKPATPRAKKAKTEAESSQRLTKKSFVKVKSTPKNQKKISSNIAIAVKAGKAQQSKGEVRKNERVAIRKRVDKNETKEKDQKPIEIHMHRNNIREILANSNATPIRCHGDIGYTCCFCPKQFPSPADLKIHTIQEHDHKTKQNFMGGGVMHSYIVKLDITSLRCELCSSDVETLEQIVHHLIERHGKKLYTDIKNHILPFKFDDDKLRCVICKGEFNSFKHLQEHMIVHFRNYICDICDSGFINRRMQRAHAKTHLTGKFECSTCSKVFDTILKLKSHERQVHSSIKYNKCGYCSEKFKDFKHKLKHLADVHGIKKEKSKCKACDKAFSSPSALSVHIKRNHLIERHHKCDQCEMTFYSIRELEHHLVKHSGTREFQCDVCYKYYGLRKTLVEHMRIHTNDRRFECPHCGMTFVQKCSLKGHLRSKHSELT; translated from the exons ATGATGGAAACACCGAATACGTTAAACAGCGGCATGTGCCGATGCTGCTCGTCGGAAGGCACATTCAAAGATATTAAAACGAAGTATCATTGGATGGGAGAGGAAGAGGTTTATGCAGACATGTTGACCGATTGTTTTGATATCAAA ATACAGACTCCGGAAGACATGGACAATGGCATCTGTGAGGTGTGCATCACGCAGCTGCGGAACGCTGTCAACTTCAAGAAGCAGGTGCTGCATACAGAAGAGCAGTTCAAGAGGAGACTCCAGGGACGAGATGTTAAAA ATCCTATCAAAATTGAATCTGTGGACAATCCTATAGATTCCGACCACCTCTCCGATCAAGACTTCACAGAAG AATACGAAGTTCCCATAAAACAGGAGGTGGAAGAGAGGCCGAAAGCCAAGAAACGCCAGGCCAAGCCTGCGACGCCGCGCGCCAAGAAAGCCAAGACTGAAGCCGAGTCGTCCCAAC GTCTCACGAAGAAATCTTTCGTGAAAGTTAAATCGACACCGAAGAATCAAAAAAAGATTTCCAGTAATATTGCTATCGCTGTGAAAGCAGGAAAAGCACAACAGTCAAAGGGCGAAGTCCGAAAGAATGAAAGAGTCGCAATAAGAAAACGAGTTGATAAGAATGAGACAAAAGAGAAAGACCAGAAGCCTATTGAGATACACATGCATCGTAACAATATACGAGAGATTTTGGCAAATTCCAACGCTACTCCGATTCGTTGCCACGGCGATATCGGCTATACGTGTTGTTTCTGCCCGAAACAGTTCCCAAGTCCCGCAGACCTCAAAATTCACACAATACAAGAACACGATCacaaaactaagcaaaactttaTGGGAGGAGGGGTGATGCATTCGTACATAGTTAAACTAGATATTACCTCATTACGCTGCGAACTGTGTTCCAGTGACGTAGAAACTCTAGAGCAAATAGTTCACCATTTAATTGAACGCCACGGCAAGAAACTTTACACGGATATTAAAAATCATATTCTACCTTTCAAGTTTGATGATGACAAATTGCGATGCGTTATTTGTAAGGGAGAATTTAATTCTTTCAAACATCTACAAGAACACATGATTGTGCATTTCAGGAACTATATCTGTGACATATGTGATAGTGGATTTATCAATCGAAGAATGCAGCGAGCCCACGCTAAAACCCATTTAACCGGTAAATTCGAATGCAGCACGTGTTCTAAGGTGTTCGACACTATACTGAAACTAAAATCACACGAACGACAAGTCCACTCTTCCATAAAGTATAACAAATGTGGATACTGTAGCGAAAAATTCAAAGACTTTAAACATAAACTTAAGCATCTAGCAGACGTCCACGGCATTAAAAAGGAGAAATCAAAATGCAAAGCGTGCGATAAAGCTTTCAGTTCTCCATCAGCTCTTAGCGTTCACATTAAACGTAATCATTTAATAGAGAGACACCATAAATGTGACCAATGTGAAATGACCTTCTACTCGATAAGAGAGTTGGAGCACCATTTGGTGAAACACTCCGGTACAAGGGAATTCCAGTGCGatgtttgttataaatattatggtCTGAGGAAAACTCTAGTCGAACACATGAGAATACATACGAATGATCGTCGATTCGAATGCCCGCACTGCGGTATGACTTTCGTGCAGAAGTGCAGCCTGAAAGGACATTTGCGGTCTAAACATTCCGAATTAACATAG
- the LOC133531532 gene encoding zinc finger protein 573-like isoform X1, with protein MMETPNTLNSGMCRCCSSEGTFKDIKTKYHWMGEEEVYADMLTDCFDIKIQTPEDMDNGICEVCITQLRNAVNFKKQVLHTEEQFKRRLQGRDVKNPIKIESVDNPIDSDHLSDQDFTEEYEVPIKQEVEERPKAKKRQAKPATPRAKKAKTEAESSQRTDGDAPKKRKKKKKKSDDSATPERIEHRVNLTAILQYSNASPFRDKTARGFSCLYCCAHFQHIDELRAHTAQQPEKDKLNSMIDYKLSYNPIKVDITNLECTVCHQSMRDLVELKDHLVFVHNKTIYKNIKDIILPFRLEDGHNFTCVICSVVHISFKNLYHHMSSHYRNYCCNKCGAGYITIAALRKHMKTHEQGNFPCAYCDKTYTSFTKKRNHEKGVHTGGWLRNKCPHCPEIFVSYYDRSEHLVQVHNEKAVKYPCNACNKVYKKKFELNRHIKHHHLQQKSFLCDKCNAKFFSKRGLADHLSRHSGGEVYTCDICAKTFARARTLKEHMRIHEDDKRFQCEVCKKTFVQKCSLKSHMRLHQDHLDIFKEFDDVKHLIDDRELTLKQIAAESKKKAEEEKRKQKFLPLDKM; from the exons ATGATGGAAACACCGAATACGTTAAACAGCGGCATGTGCCGATGCTGCTCGTCGGAAGGCACATTCAAAGATATTAAAACGAAGTATCATTGGATGGGAGAGGAAGAGGTTTATGCAGACATGTTGACCGATTGTTTTGATATCAAA ATACAGACTCCGGAAGACATGGACAATGGCATCTGTGAGGTGTGCATCACGCAGCTGCGGAACGCTGTCAACTTCAAGAAGCAGGTGCTGCATACAGAAGAGCAGTTCAAGAGGAGACTCCAGGGACGAGATGTTAAAA ATCCTATCAAAATTGAATCTGTGGACAATCCTATAGATTCCGACCACCTCTCCGATCAAGACTTCACAGAAG AATACGAAGTTCCCATAAAACAGGAGGTGGAAGAGAGGCCGAAAGCCAAGAAACGCCAGGCCAAGCCTGCGACGCCGCGCGCCAAGAAAGCCAAGACTGAAGCCGAGTCGTCCCAAC GAACGGACGGCGACGCGCCCAAGAAGCgcaagaaaaagaaaaagaaatcggACGATAGCGCGACCCCAGAGCGCATTGAGCACAGGGTCAACCTTACCGCCATACTGCAGTACTCCAACGCCAGTCCGTTCCGAGACAAGACCGCCCGCGGCTTCTCCTGCCTCTACTGCTGCGCGCACTTCCAGCACATCGACGAGCTGCGCGCGCACACCGCGCAGCAGCCCGAGAAGGACAAGCTCAACTCCATGATCGACTACAAGCTCAGCTACAACCCCATCAAAGTGGACATCACCAACCTCGAGTGCACCGTCTGCCACCAATCCATGAGGGATCTCGTCGAACTAAAGGATCATCTAGTCTTCGTCCACAACAAGACTatctacaaaaacattaaagaCATCATCCTTCCTTTCCGTCTCGAAGACGGTCACAATTTTACTTGTGTCATATGCTCCGTCGTTCACATCTCGTTCAAAAACCTTTATCATCACATGAGCAGCCATTATAGAAATTACTGCTGTAATAAATGCGGCGCCGGCTATATCACGATAGCGGCGCTCCGCAAGCACATGAAGACCCACGAGCAGGGGAACTTCCCCTGCGCCTACTGTGATAAAACATACACCTCTTTCACAAAGAAGAGGAACCACGAAAAAGGCGTCCACACCGGCGGCTGGTTGAGGAACAAATGCCCTCACTGCCCAGAGATTTTCGTTAGTTACTACGACCGCAGCGAGCATCTCGTACAGGTACACAATGAAAAAGCCGTCAAGTATCCCTGCAACGcgtgcaataaagtatacaaAAAGAAGTTCGAACTTAACCGTCACATTAAACACCACCACTTACAGCAAAAGAGCTTTTTATGTGACAAGTGCAATGCTAAATTCTTCTCGAAACGCGGTCTCGCCGACCACTTGTCCAGGCATTCTGGCGGAGAAGTGTACACCTGCGATATATGCGCCAAAACCTTCGCTAGAGCGAGGACTCTGAAGGAGCATATGAGAATTCACGAGGACGATAAGAGGTTTCAATGCGAGGTCTGCAAGAAGACTTTCGTACAGAAATGCAGCCTGAAAAGCCACATGCGCTTACACCAGGACCACTTAGACATTTTCAAGGAGTTCGATGATGTCAAGCACCTGATAGACGACAGAGAACTGACCTTGAAACAGATAGCCGCGGAAAGCAAGAAAAAGGCGGAGGAGgagaaaagaaaacaaaaatttcTCCCACTTGATAAGATGTAG
- the LOC133531535 gene encoding zinc finger protein 93-like, translated as MCAFCPKRFPEPQKLKKHFLEEHNDDKLIRRMSGMSGSPLSNHVVKLDITLLNCALCDTDFDTLEDFILHLVKVHNKKMYTDVRNQLLPFKFDTPELCCAICSAAYGSFKLLQQHMNAHFRNYICRICNAGFVVERLLAHHIRRHGDDNVECSECGKTFINTLKMREHVKRVHMGLDKRNKCQFCEEKFVDYWKKVDHMVKEHGVPSVVLNCGACERTFANQRALARHTKKDHLMERKHKCSYCEMKFFSSSALKKHLPKHTGIKNFKCEVCSKEYGRKTTLREHMRIHADDRRFSCAHCGLAFIQKCSLKGHLRSKHGEIV; from the coding sequence ATGTGTGCTTTTTGCCCAAAACGGTTTCCCGAACcgcaaaaactaaaaaaacatttccTTGAAGAGCACAACGATGATAAATTGATAAGACGCATGTCTGGCATGTCGGGCTCTCCGCTCTCCAATCACGTTGTCAAATTAGACATTACGCTTCTGAACTGCGCTCTGTGCGACACTGACTTCGACACTCTAGAGGACTTTATACTTCATTTAGTAAaggtacacaataaaaaaatgtacactgATGTTCGTAACCAGTTGCTACCTTTCAAATTTGACACGCCGGAGTTGTGTTGCGCAATCTGCTCTGCAGCGTATGGCAGCTTTAAACTCCTGCAGCAACACATGAATGCGCATTTCAGAAACTATATCTGCAGAATTTGTAACGCTGGCTTCGTTGTCGAGCGACTTCTTGCGCATCATATTCGCCGGCATGGCGACGATAATGTCGAATGTTCCGAATGTGGAAAGACTTTCATCAATACGCTAAAAATGCGTGAGCACGTGAAACGTGTGCACATGGGCCTAGACAAGCGGAACAAATGCCAATTCTGCGAGGAGAAGTTTGTGGACTATTGGAAGAAGGTCGACCATATGGTCAAGGAACACGGAGTTCCCTCGGTAGTCCTGAACTGCGGGGCGTGTGAGCGTACTTTTGCTAACCAACGAGCACTGGCTCGACACACGAAGAAGGATCATCTAATGGAAAGGAAACATAAATGTTCTTATTGTGAAATGAAATTTTTCAGCTCGAGTGCGCTTAAGAAACATTTACCTAAACATACCGGTATAAAGAATTTCAAATGCGAAGTGTGTTCCAAAGAGTACGGTAGAAAGACGACTTTAAGGGAACACATGCGGATACACGCCGACGATAGGAGGTTTTCGTGTGCTCACTGCGGGCTCGCTTTTATACAGAAGTGTAGCTTGAAGGGGCATTTGCGATCAAAGCATGGCGAGATCGTTTAA